The following proteins are co-located in the Camelina sativa cultivar DH55 chromosome 12, Cs, whole genome shotgun sequence genome:
- the LOC104732436 gene encoding uncharacterized protein LOC104732436, with protein sequence MCLQIGKARIHCTVYAIDTDWAWFYISCHTCNKKVEKVDDGDNGITNKSSKPRFRCYKCNIVVTNVIPRFMLYANVMDSTGETKLLLFDSICSEIIGQSAASLLGGSVDEIVDPENLPDPLKSLIGKTYLFLVTVDKANIFDGKDNYKVSKVLLKDGLLEEQLLENSSETLNATSTVSGDQVNELHINPVFKSIVIHGTPIFITRCCTFTGTSHDRKQPPNY encoded by the exons atgtgtctACAGATTGGAAAGGCAAGGATTCACTGCACGGTCTACGCCATTGACACGGACTGGGCTTGGTTCTATATTAGTTGTCATACTTGCAATAAGAAAGTGGAGAAAGTAGACGATGGGGATAATGGGATCACTAACAAATCCTCAAAACCAAGGTTTCGGTGTTACAAATGCAATATTGTAGTCACTAATGTGATACCAAG gTTTATGCTCTATGCTAATGTCATGGACTCTACTGGTGAGACAAaattattgttgtttgattctatTTGCTCTGAGATTATTGGGCAGTCTGCTGCATCACTTCTTGGTGGCTCAGTTGATGAG ATTGTAGATCCAGAAAATCTGCCTGATCCACTGAAAAGTCTTATTGGAAAGACTTATCTCTTTCTGGTAACTGTTGACAAAGCAAACATATTTGATGGTAAAGACAACTATAAGGTCTCCAAAGTCCTCTTGAAAGATGGCCTACTCGAAGAACAACTGTTGGAAAATTCATCTGAGACACTAAATGCAACATCTACTGTATCTGGTGACCAGGTAAATGAGCTACATATTAATCCGGTATTTAAAAGTATAGTTATCCACGGTACACCAATTTTCATAACTAGGTGTTGTACATTTACAGGTACCTCACATGATAGAAAACAGCCCCCAAACTACTGA